The bacterium genome includes the window GCATCGAACAACTCGGTTTTTCCATTGACACGACCGTTCAAAAGATCGAAGATATTTATTCACACGTTTTGCAAAGTAAAAAATCCAAAACTCGTGATTTCACTTTCCGAGCGCAATGAATGCACGTCTGATCGTTTCCCGGTGAACCAAACCAAACTTCCAGCTTAACAAAAAAAATACAATCGCATAAATGACGAAGGAAATCACAAACCCTGATGCATGCTGCGAAGCATCCAATACTCTATAGCGTATAAACCAAGTTGCCAGCCCTGACAGCGCCGCCAAGATCAGTACTTTCAGATAGTGATGGAAAGGAATGACTTTGTAAAACGGCAACTTCATGTGATTTCCGATTCGCCGCAACGCCATGCACCAGGCGGCCATATTGGCCAGCCAGGCGGCCACAGCTGTCCCTGTAATACCCCACCAATACGTAAACGGAACGCACAATAAGGTGTTTGTGAGTACGAGAAATAACGACAGGAACAAAATTCCTCTTTTATCACCGAATGCCTGCAACGCGCCGCCATAGGATGTGACACGGTGAAGCACGATCAAAGAAAACACTTGAAATGGAATAATAGACGCCATATAGGACGAGCCAAACATCAGGCAAATGAAATCTTGGGCTGAAGCGATAAAAAAAATCGTAATCGGGACGACGATCATCGTCACGTTGCGTATTGCACTATGCCACAATGCCGTTAAACGCTGCCGATCTTCATCCATAATATGACGTACAAATTGACCGATCAGTGCCGAACTCACCGCATAAGGTATCACCGCAACGATCGGAATTTCTTGCGCTCCAATATTGTATTCCGCCAAAGCCACCGGTGTTAAAATCGCCGCCACGATAAATTTGTCCACATGTTTATTGAAACGGCTGATCAACGACGCCGAGCCGATGATAACGGAAAATCGGATCTGCGCTATGACGGATCCTTTGGCCAAGGACTCACGATCGGGAGGCAAAATCAGGTCCATGAGATACCATGACATGACAAAACGAATGAAGGCATATGCGGCAAGCCCATAAATAGCATAGGACAATGGAAATTTAAGAATCAGCGGGACTGCCAAAGCCAAAAGCGTCATGATGCTGGTAATAATCTGATACCATGCTGCATAAGTTGTTCGAGCGAACGCAATAAGAATATTGGTTACCGGCCATGTCGGAACCTCCAGAATCATAACAAGAGACATCCAGGGCAAAAACTGTTTTAGATATTCAATCTGACTTTTTTCCCACTCTGCACTGAGAAACGACTCTATTATCAAGGGCAAAAAGCCTATTGCGAGCCCTACGACCAATGCCATCAGCCCTACAATAGTGAAAGTCTGAAGGACTAAAGCGCGGCGTGCCTGAATTTCAGTTCGTTCAAAAAAATAAAAAATGCTGTCCGGAAAACCCATGGTCGCAATAAAGCGACCTACCTGAAAAATCATAAGTAAATAGCTCATCACGGCAAAATCAGATTTATCCAGCAACCGAACGATGATAATGGCTGTCAAAAGATCAATACCCGTAGTCACAATGCCGGCAGCGGTTACGACAAATGCCTTTTTTCCTAATGCAGATGACATAATGTACTTAATTGTTCTGCCAGCTTACTGGCGCCGTTCTCAGAGGAATATTTGTTTATTTGTTCAATCCGCGGATTGAATCTTAGAAGCTGATGGATAGCCGCGCCTTGCAAAATTTGAAAGAGGCCATCAGCCGCGTCCTGCGGCGACAGCTGGATGCCGATGCCGGTATCATGCAAGATATGGCTGATTTCAGAATTCGTCGCTAGCGACAACACCGGACGACCTATCGGCATGTAGTCCCACAGTTTCGCTGGAATAATGTCATTGCGCATTTCCGAGGCGCTTACAAGGAGAATATCATAGGTTAGCAGTTCATCAAGCATGGCATTACCATAGACGGGTTTGTGCACCTCAAAATGCGACAAAACGCCAGCGGATTCCGCCAATATACGGTCTTGATCCGTCAGGGGTGCAAAAGAAATTATTTTAACCGACGGGTTTATTCCGTCGTTGATTTCTTTTAAGCGTTTGAGCATGGCTATTACGGGAATGGCCGGGGACAACCATCGAAATGCACCCAAAAAAACGATACGAATTTCATTCGCTGATGACTTATGCGGACGCTGGGTCATTTCTTCATAAACCATATTCTCAAAACCATTATAAATAGTGGACATGCGGGACGCGCTAGCCGGATAAAATAAGCGATATCGCTCCTCGGTAACACACGACGTAAAAATGATTTTATCAGCATCGTTAATCCATCGGCGTTCTATCCTGCGGTCATAGACTTGCGTCAGCCTGCTTCTGCGCTGATTGCGCACCGGGCATAGCATCCAGGGATCGCGAAAATCCGCTACCCACTTTACCCGTAAGGCCTTTGCAACGGTGCGTCCCAACCAATGCGAAGACCATGGATCAGCTGTGCTCCATACAACATCAGGATTAAACTGACGTGCGTAGGCTATGACCGACCGACGATGCAACCACAGCAAAGGTAGCCATGTATCAATCGGAAACCACCGAGCTATAAATGAAAATGTCTCTTCTATACGATAAGAAGCCCCATGATTTGTCCCTGATGTGGTGCGATCGAGAGGAGTTTTCAGGGAAAGTATCGGTATGCCCTCCAGCAAGGCTATCTCTTCCTCCCCCAATCGCGATGAAGAATCGATGGTTACGATTGCCGGCTGCCAACCCAATGACTTCAACCGCACGGCCATTCGATACGGACGCTGGGACCCCACCCTCTTTCTTGGTGGAAAATATGGCGCTATCATAAGTATGCGATGTGCGTCTTTTTTCATGACGGTTTGCGATGCCACAACTTCTCCGAAAATTCATAGAATGGTTTTTTCTGATGCATCCAACCAAAATGAAGCCAATACGGACATACGCTCATAACATCTGATTTTCCCGGCCAGATGGTATGCAGATTTAGTAGTAAATGTTGAAGGGATTCGTTTTGCACGCCGCACAAGCGATGGACTTGCGGATCGGTATAATAACGGCATTGAACGTTTTGAAAATCAGCATCATGCTCGACCCAAGAAGCAATATAATCCATTTGTGGACTTTCATATCCATTCATCCATGGAAGCAATGGAATCCCCAATCGTGCCATTGCGATGGCAAAGCTCCATTCGCACGACTCCAAAGCCCGACCTCTTTCATAAAGCCGGCTTTGAAAGTGTGTCTCGTGCTTTCTTGCAAGCATTGCCTGTGCTTCCCGGCATACGCGTTCGGTTTGTTCTGCACTCGCTGCGTAGATCATACCCGACTGAATACGCGGCAAATATCGTATTCCAAAGCGACCCATCGTTCGTCGTCTTCGATTTAGAAAAATATCGGCAAGTACGCCGAAATCTTTGGCCGCGCCAAAAAAATGATCCGCGCGGAGATTCCCGGTAATCGTAAATTCATAGCCCGACAGTGTTTTCCATAGACGGTCCGGATTGCGGCAACAAATCATGTCACTGTCTAAAAACAAGTTGCGATCAAACGGCAAATACTGATGGATATGATGTTTGAACCCCACAATGGAACTGTGCTCGTCCGCAAGACGGTCCATAATCGTAATCTTCAGCTCCGACGCGTGTTTTGCGGCCTCAGCCAAATGCGACTCCGAAGCGATCAACGCAACCGGCCTTGTCACATCGTAACGCCGAATCGTATGAATCGCCGTGAGTGCATGCCACACGTATTTTTCATCCCCGTATGAATGAAATACGTATCCCTCTCTGTTCACCTGCTGCTCCTCATATTTTGAATCTGTTTCCTTTCAATGCAAATCATCTAAATAACAAAATAGTCCAATACAACGGCAAGCGCCGCAAGATTTTTCTTGCGCATGCAAGCACCGCATGGCATGAACATTTTTTTTCATCTATCCGTTACCGGCGCATAATACATCGTTCACAAAAAGCCTACTTTCTAATATCACCGTAACACGATTTTTGATTCATTTCGGCGTACTCTTTGCGTAGCAAATACTATGACAATTCATTAATTCATTTAAAGAAAGAAATGCCGTGCTTTCACGTTCAATGGTGTATCCGGTTACTTTTGAACCGCCGCGTATCTCTCCGAAACCACAATTAAGGCTGGCCCTTTTTACGGGAAGTTACCAGTACATACGAGATGGTGTCGCGCTGACGTTGAACCGTTGGGTAAACTATCTTCTTTCACAGAATATCTCTGTGATGATATTCAGCCCCACGGCCAAACACCCGGCTCTGCATACAACCGGCCAACTCATTTCGGCGCCATCAATCGCTTTACCCGGTAGATCGGAATACCGCATGGGTATTGGATTTTCGTCGTCCATGAAACGCGAGCTGGCACAATTCGACCCCAATCTCATTCACATCGCGACACCGGATTTGTTGGGAATTCGAGCGCTTGAATACGCAAAAGCTCAAGATATCCCGATGGTTATGTCATATCACACACACTTTACCGCTTATTTGAAATACTACAGACTAAATATGTTCGAGGCATCGGCATGGAAATATTTGACATGGTTTTACGGACAAGCGCGTCGAGTTTACGTGCCTACACAGTCGATGGCCGAGACTTTGGTTGACCGGAGCCTTAGCGATAAAATCGAAATTTGGCCGAGAGGTGTAGATTCTGATTTATTTCGACCGGAGATCAGAGACAATGCCTGGCGCCGTCAAATAGGCATAAAGGATGATGAAATCGCTGTGCTTTTTGTATCACGACTAGTTGCGGAAAAAAATCTGAAATTGCTCGGGCAAATTTTAACGCTCGCCATGCAAATGAACCGACGCATTAGGCCTGTCATCGTCGGAGAAGGACCTGCCAGAAAAGAGCTTCAGAATACGTTGCCATCGGCCATTTTTTTAGGCCAACAAAATGGCAATGATCTGGCTAAGGTCTATGCGTGCTGCGACGTTTTTTTATTTCCCTCGGAAACGGAAACCTTTGGTAATGTCACACTTGAGGCTTTGGCGGCGGGCCTTCCGGTGATCGCCGCCGATGCGACCGGCAGCCGATCGCTGATCACCAACGAACATAATGGATTTCTTGCCGAACCCCTTGATGTGACAGATTTCGCAGCCAAACTGAATTTAATTTCAGAAAACCGGCAACTACGAAAGCGAATGAGCGCTCAGGCCCGTCAAACAGCTTTGCTTCGCCCATGGTCCCAGATCCATCAAAGTCTTCTGCAAAGCTATTATGACGTCCTCGCAGAAGGATTTCGCGATGAGGCCGCAGCGTGATTCGCCTGTTTTTTGTATCGCATTCCATTCCGCCGACGAATGATCTGCTCGAAAATATTGGCGGAATGCAACGTGCCAGCCTCCAATTGTTGGAAGCTCTGCGCAACGAAGTCCATTTTAATGTGTTGCCTTTTTTACTTATGTCGTCCTGGAGGTTTATCCACATTCAAACAGCCTTCTTTTTGATTAAGCTCATCTTTAGGCTTCCGATCGCAATACGTCGTCAACGTCCGGAAATCGTGTTGTTTTCAAGTATGGTTACTGCAGCCGTCATGCTGTTTATCAAGAAAAAAGGATCGTCACCCAAATATGTCGCGATCGCCCACGGGCGCGACGTGACGCTCCCCAACCCGCTGTATCAGATTATTCTCAAGTGCGTATTCAAGAAACTGGATGGTGTTATTGCCGTCTCTTCGGCCACAAAGGCAAGTTGTATGGCGTGTGGACTCTCTTCAGATCAGGTTGTGGTTATCCCCAACGCCATACCTCCCGGTTATGATACGCTCCCGATACCGCCGAAGACCATAGCCGATTTTCTTTTTCAAAATCATCATATTCCGCGCGAAGCTCGCCCCGTCTTACTGACCGTTGGTAGACTCGTCCTGCGCAAAGGTCACGCATGGTTTATCGAGCACGTGCTTCAAAGATTAGATCACGACGTGATCTATCTTATCGTCGGCGATGGCCCCGAATACGACACCATCCGCCAAACAATCGCGCGGTCACCCAAACGTCACACCATCGCTTTACTTGGCAAAATGCCCGAAGACTGGCTGCTGGGATTGTATGAATACGCGGATATTTTCGTAATGCCCAATATTTCCGTACCCGGCGATATCGAGGGCTTTGGTATCGTCTTATTGGAAGCCAATCGCGCAGGACTACCCGCCGTGGTAACCGATATCGAAGGTATCACGGATGTAGTCACCGATGGATTAAACGGATATCGCGTCAAACAAAATGACGCCGCCGGATTTGCTAATAAAATCGATAGTTTGCTGAAAAAAAATATGAAACAAGCCAAGCCGCAAATCCAGCAACATGTCCGTGGTCATTTTATATGGCCGTGCGTGATAGAAAAATATAACCGATACTTTGCGTCGCTAAGCCCCCGCGCAACCCAATCGTAATGTAGTACTGGCCAGTTTGATTGCACGGCAATACACTAAATTAGAATTACGGGTCTTGATAGTGAGAGACGGACTCTTAAAGTAAGCATGAAGCATGCAGATCTAAACTAACCACAGCGCCAGTTTGAAACTACTTAATCCTAGCACGGTACCGGCCAAAATATCCGTAGGATAGTGAACCCCTAAATATACCCTAGAAACCCCCACCATGCCGGCCCAACCAAAAACGAATGGCGCGGCTTCGGGGACCACATGCGCAATCAACGATGCCATTACAAAAGCGCCGGAGGTATGGCCGGATGGAAAGCTAAATTCATCCGGCGGAACAATTTTTTGAATGACAAGTACTCCCCCGGAACAAGGTCGCTTACGTTTCAGAGTTTGTTTGGATAGCTTGTAAATTGTGAGATTGATGGCAAAGGCCAATGCACCGATTTTCCAAATCGCCCCGGCGATAGCGGAATGTGTCCAGGATAGATATGCCGTAGCGAAAATATACGCGTGGCCGTCGCCCAACCGCGACATAGCATAAAACCACGCATGCAACACACGATGCGAAAACGTACGTGACGCGTGTATGACTAACCAATTGTCCCATTGCTGCAAGGTTTCTAATAATCGCATATGAAACTATAAAAAAGAATTACAACGCCATAATTATCGGCTTGTTTCGGTTCGATTATATCGCAAGGTTCTCCTGCAAAATTCAAGCGATTGTACGTATTACTGTTCCTCTTTGCCGAATCCGATGCCTATGTTCATTCACAATTCCTGTTGTGATCCGAAAACTATTATTCGTCGGCCACATCGGTGACAGTGATATCATTCCATAATGTCATTGCAGATATGGGCATAGACAACCTAATCGTTATAGATCAATAATACAGACCTAACACACCGACATTACTCTTAACGATAAACTAATAAACGATGAGAACCTAAATCGGAAGAAAACAATTATGCGCCCCAAAGCATGCGTGCAACTTATAATGTTGACTATTCTGGTGTTCCTGAGCGTTCCAGCTTATTCCCAAACTCGTACGGGCATGGTCGGTTTTGTATCGGATGAGGACGGCGGCTTCTATTTACAGGGCGCGCTTATTACGATAGAAGGAACGGCTTTTCGTGCTGTTAGTGATCGTCAGGGAAAATTCACAATGTCATTGCCCGCCGGCAACTATGTCC containing:
- a CDS encoding glycosyltransferase family 1 protein, coding for MVYPVTFEPPRISPKPQLRLALFTGSYQYIRDGVALTLNRWVNYLLSQNISVMIFSPTAKHPALHTTGQLISAPSIALPGRSEYRMGIGFSSSMKRELAQFDPNLIHIATPDLLGIRALEYAKAQDIPMVMSYHTHFTAYLKYYRLNMFEASAWKYLTWFYGQARRVYVPTQSMAETLVDRSLSDKIEIWPRGVDSDLFRPEIRDNAWRRQIGIKDDEIAVLFVSRLVAEKNLKLLGQILTLAMQMNRRIRPVIVGEGPARKELQNTLPSAIFLGQQNGNDLAKVYACCDVFLFPSETETFGNVTLEALAAGLPVIAADATGSRSLITNEHNGFLAEPLDVTDFAAKLNLISENRQLRKRMSAQARQTALLRPWSQIHQSLLQSYYDVLAEGFRDEAAA
- a CDS encoding polysaccharide biosynthesis protein — its product is MSSALGKKAFVVTAAGIVTTGIDLLTAIIIVRLLDKSDFAVMSYLLMIFQVGRFIATMGFPDSIFYFFERTEIQARRALVLQTFTIVGLMALVVGLAIGFLPLIIESFLSAEWEKSQIEYLKQFLPWMSLVMILEVPTWPVTNILIAFARTTYAAWYQIITSIMTLLALAVPLILKFPLSYAIYGLAAYAFIRFVMSWYLMDLILPPDRESLAKGSVIAQIRFSVIIGSASLISRFNKHVDKFIVAAILTPVALAEYNIGAQEIPIVAVIPYAVSSALIGQFVRHIMDEDRQRLTALWHSAIRNVTMIVVPITIFFIASAQDFICLMFGSSYMASIIPFQVFSLIVLHRVTSYGGALQAFGDKRGILFLSLFLVLTNTLLCVPFTYWWGITGTAVAAWLANMAAWCMALRRIGNHMKLPFYKVIPFHHYLKVLILAALSGLATWFIRYRVLDASQHASGFVISFVIYAIVFFLLSWKFGLVHRETIRRAFIALGK
- a CDS encoding glycosyltransferase family 4 protein — protein: MIRLFFVSHSIPPTNDLLENIGGMQRASLQLLEALRNEVHFNVLPFLLMSSWRFIHIQTAFFLIKLIFRLPIAIRRQRPEIVLFSSMVTAAVMLFIKKKGSSPKYVAIAHGRDVTLPNPLYQIILKCVFKKLDGVIAVSSATKASCMACGLSSDQVVVIPNAIPPGYDTLPIPPKTIADFLFQNHHIPREARPVLLTVGRLVLRKGHAWFIEHVLQRLDHDVIYLIVGDGPEYDTIRQTIARSPKRHTIALLGKMPEDWLLGLYEYADIFVMPNISVPGDIEGFGIVLLEANRAGLPAVVTDIEGITDVVTDGLNGYRVKQNDAAGFANKIDSLLKKNMKQAKPQIQQHVRGHFIWPCVIEKYNRYFASLSPRATQS
- a CDS encoding phosphatase PAP2 family protein, whose protein sequence is MRLLETLQQWDNWLVIHASRTFSHRVLHAWFYAMSRLGDGHAYIFATAYLSWTHSAIAGAIWKIGALAFAINLTIYKLSKQTLKRKRPCSGGVLVIQKIVPPDEFSFPSGHTSGAFVMASLIAHVVPEAAPFVFGWAGMVGVSRVYLGVHYPTDILAGTVLGLSSFKLALWLV
- a CDS encoding glycosyltransferase, producing the protein MASQTVMKKDAHRILMIAPYFPPRKRVGSQRPYRMAVRLKSLGWQPAIVTIDSSSRLGEEEIALLEGIPILSLKTPLDRTTSGTNHGASYRIEETFSFIARWFPIDTWLPLLWLHRRSVIAYARQFNPDVVWSTADPWSSHWLGRTVAKALRVKWVADFRDPWMLCPVRNQRRSRLTQVYDRRIERRWINDADKIIFTSCVTEERYRLFYPASASRMSTIYNGFENMVYEEMTQRPHKSSANEIRIVFLGAFRWLSPAIPVIAMLKRLKEINDGINPSVKIISFAPLTDQDRILAESAGVLSHFEVHKPVYGNAMLDELLTYDILLVSASEMRNDIIPAKLWDYMPIGRPVLSLATNSEISHILHDTGIGIQLSPQDAADGLFQILQGAAIHQLLRFNPRIEQINKYSSENGASKLAEQLSTLCHLH